Part of the Halobaculum halobium genome, CGGCGCTGCTGACCGCGGAGGACGACGACGGCGAGCGGATGGCCGCTGAACAGGTCCGCGATGAGGTGAAGACGCTGCTGCTCGCGGGCCACGAGACGACGGCACTGTCGCTCACCTTCACGCTCCACCTGCTCGCGCGCCACCCCGAGATCGAACAGCGACTGCTCGACGAACTGGAGACCGAACTCGGCGACGATCCCCCGGGCTTCGACACCGTTCGCGACCTGGAGTACCTCGATGACGTCGTCACCGAGTCGATGCGGCTGCTCCCGCCGGTACACGGCATCCTCCGCGAACCGACCGAAGACGTGGTTCTCGGCGGGTACCGGGTCCCCGAAGGGACCCCGCTGGCGATCAGTCAGTGGGTCGTCCACCGAGACCCCGCCCACTACGACGACCCGCACGCGTTCCGTCCCGAACGGTGGACCGACGAGATGGAGGCGGAACTACATCCGCTGGCGTACTTCCCGTTCTCCTCGGGACCGCGTCGGTGCGTCGGCGACCGGTTCGCGCTGTTGGAGGCGAAGCTGATCCTCGCGACGTTGCCACCGCGGTTCTCCTTCGAGGTGGTCGACCCGGTCGATCTCGAGGAAAATCTGGAGGCGAGCATCACGACGCGCCCGACGCAACCGGTTCGGATGCGCCTCCACGAACGCTGACCCGAGGGGACCGGTCCCGCTGTCCTCACCGCACCGCGGCGCGCCGGCGGTTCTTCGCACCTTCGCCGCATTTTATACTGCGCACCCACCGAATACGGACATGAACGGCAACGAGTTCGGCCGGCTGTTCCGGCTGACCACCTACGGCGAGAGCCACGGGGAGGCCATGGGCTGTACGGTCTCCGGTGTCCCGGCCGGCGTCGAGTTGGACGAGGAGCGCATCCAGCGCGATCTCGACCGACGCAAGCCGGGACAGTCGATGATCACGACCAGCCGCGGCGAGCCCGACGAGGTGACGATCAACTCCGGACTACAGGACGGCTACACCACCGGAACGCCGATCGGGATGGTGATCCAGAACAAGGACGCCCGCTCGGGCAAGTACGAGCCGTTCGTCACCGCGCCCCGCCCCAGCCACGGCGACTACACCTACTCGGCGAAATTCGGCACGCGAAACTGGGGCGGCGGCGGCCGCTCCTCCGCGCGCGAGACGGTCAACTGGGTCGCCGGCGGCGCCGTCGCGAAGGCGGTGCTCGACCAGAGCGACTACGACGTGCAGATCAAAGCGCACGTCAACCAGATCGGCGACATCGTCGCCCCCGACGTGACGTTCGAGGAGATGCTGGAACACAGCGAGGAGAACGAGGTCCGCTGTGGGCACCCCGAGACGGCCGCGGAGATGCGCGATCGAATCGACGAGTACCAGGAGGCGGGCGACTCCATCGGCGGCGCCATCGAGTTCGAGGCGCGCGGCGTCCCACGAGGGCTCGGCGCGCCGCGGTTCGACGCCTTCCCGGCCCGGCTCGGGCAGGCGATGATGTCAATTCCCGCGACGACGGCCTTCGAGTTCGGGCTGGGGCGCGACGCCCGCGAGGTCACGGGCCACGACCGCAACGAGAACTGGGAGGTCGACGAGGGCGACCACCCGGAGACCGTCAGCGAAAAGGGCGACCCCGTCCCCGTCGGCAACGACCACGGCGGGCTACAGGGTGGCATCACCACCGGAGAACCAATTTACGGCGAGGTCACGTGGCATGCGCCCACCTCGATCCCGAAAGAGCAGACGACCGTCGACTGGGAGACGGGCGAGGAGAAGCAGGTACAGGTCGTCGGCCGCCACGATCCCGTCCTCCCGCCGCGTGCGGTGCCGGTCGTGGAGGCGATGCTCTACTGTACGGTCCTCGACTTCATGTTGCTCGGCGGTCGGATCAACCCCGATCGCCTCGACGGTCAGGTCGGGGAGTACGAGACGGAGTACCACGCGGAGCATCCGGACGACGCGGAGTAACGGTACCGTCCGGCGTCCACCAATCGGCTCTCGAGCTTACTCTCGGTCCTCGATGAACTGACGGAGCTCCGCGGCTGTCGACCCGTCGATCGGGTCGGTTCCCCACCGGAACGCGGGAAGGGTCTCGACGCCGCTGTCCCGACCGAGTCTTCGGTCTGACAGTGCTTGGTTCCGTCGCCGTCGCGTCCGTGCGGCCTCGACGACCGCGTCCCCGTCGACGCCGATCTCCTCCGCGTGATCCCGTAGTAGGTCGAACGTGTAGGACGGCGCCGCGTCGACGAGCGCCTCGTGGAACGCCCATGCATCGGCGCGGGTGCCGCGGGCGCGGACCTCGAACAGCGCGCTCGGGAGCAGCATCGACCACTCGTTGACCGGGAGCGGGTACATGAGCAACGTCGGTCGGAACGCGTCGTTTGCGAGGAGGTCCGAGAGCTTGGGAAACTCCTCGCGCCACCATCGAATCGACGGCTTGTGCGCGTAATCGAAGTAGACGACGACGAGGGTGCCGCCGCCCGTGTAGATCTGATCCACGCCGGCGTAGGGGGTACGAGTCCCCTCGCGGTAGCTGAACGTCTCCGTCGCCTCGGCGGTAGTGAACTCCTCCGTGTGCCAACCGCCGCCGGGTTCGTCGCCGTCTGAGTCGCCGCGCAGCCAACCGAGACAACCGGACGTTCCGGCGAGTGTCGTGGTGCCTGCGGCCGCGAGGAAGCGTCTGCGCGTGGGCTCGTTATCGGGGCCAATCATGGATCCTCTCCAGGATTACCGTCGCAGAAATCCACTGTGGCGTACGTCCGCCCGTCCTCGGCGATGTATATCCCGACGCCGATGGTGTCGTGACTCGGGAGGAGCATCCCAGTGTTGTGTTCTGGGGATCGAATGAATCCACGGAGGATTACTTCTGCGAGCTCTTCTTCAGTCTGTGTATGACTCCTGTTCCAGAAGACACCCCTGAGGTTTTCGCCACCGCCACCGCAGGCATAACTGCTTGCCTGAACCCGGTCGGTGAACGTCTCACCATCGGGGTTGGTGTGGTTGAAGAAATCTCGTGTAGCCATATCGTATGAGTGGTGGCGAGCGATACGGCCAAGTCGGGGATCTGAGACTAATCGTCCGGAATTACTCTCTGCCCGGTAGTTATTTATTTTATAAATTAATAATTTTTCTGATAAAGTCACATTAACATCTTCGCGTGGTGTCTTATTTTCTAACGGGGTGGGAGTCTCGATCTCACTATCCGACTGATGATGGCCAAATTTTGGAGGTTGCGGGCTGGTGCCTTTCAATTCCACTGGCTCTTGGCTACGGACAACCGGTTCGGGATTCGCTCCGGTGGAAGAGAGACATCCAGCCAGCGAGATCATTGCAATAAGTGCGAGTGCAGTCGCGTGTCTTCTACTCACGATGGGGGCCCTCGGACGGTGCAGGTCAGTTCGAAGGATTGGCATGGTTTCTGTGATAATTTATTGTATTTGTATATTCGTAATTAGTCGTCAACACATGACTGAATCGTGGTGACTCTCTGTAGATCCACACCGAACTTCAACCGTCTGAAGAGTCCCCGGAATATACGAACCAGTTTCAGGTTTCGTGAGTGAGTGCTCCTGTCTCACTGTGTTTCCTTCACGTTCCCACAGCCATTCGGTCCACGAATCCGTTTCGGCGAAGGTCTCTGTTGTGATGGTGAACTCGCGCTCACTCGCATACTCGTGGTATTGAACTGTCCGCGTTCGCTCGATTTCGGTCTTGTACAAATAGTCTATGTCGTAGTACGTGTACCCGCTGTGGTCGTGGCCGGTGTACCAGATATTGGTGTCATAGTTCCAGTTGGAGCACTCCCGTGAGAACCCGCCGTACGGGCTCGGATCGAGATCCCAGTTCGTACACGTTCGTGTGGTTCGACTGTGTCGATCGCGGTCGTGGTTGTGTCCATCGCCAACGACCA contains:
- a CDS encoding CAP domain-containing protein, which encodes MSRRHATALALIAMISLAGCLSSTGANPEPVVRSQEPVELKGTSPQPPKFGHHQSDSEIETPTPLENKTPREDVNVTLSEKLLIYKINNYRAESNSGRLVSDPRLGRIARHHSYDMATRDFFNHTNPDGETFTDRVQASSYACGGGGENLRGVFWNRSHTQTEEELAEVILRGFIRSPEHNTGMLLPSHDTIGVGIYIAEDGRTYATVDFCDGNPGEDP
- a CDS encoding DsbA family protein, producing MIGPDNEPTRRRFLAAAGTTTLAGTSGCLGWLRGDSDGDEPGGGWHTEEFTTAEATETFSYREGTRTPYAGVDQIYTGGGTLVVVYFDYAHKPSIRWWREEFPKLSDLLANDAFRPTLLMYPLPVNEWSMLLPSALFEVRARGTRADAWAFHEALVDAAPSYTFDLLRDHAEEIGVDGDAVVEAARTRRRRNQALSDRRLGRDSGVETLPAFRWGTDPIDGSTAAELRQFIEDRE
- the aroC gene encoding chorismate synthase: MNGNEFGRLFRLTTYGESHGEAMGCTVSGVPAGVELDEERIQRDLDRRKPGQSMITTSRGEPDEVTINSGLQDGYTTGTPIGMVIQNKDARSGKYEPFVTAPRPSHGDYTYSAKFGTRNWGGGGRSSARETVNWVAGGAVAKAVLDQSDYDVQIKAHVNQIGDIVAPDVTFEEMLEHSEENEVRCGHPETAAEMRDRIDEYQEAGDSIGGAIEFEARGVPRGLGAPRFDAFPARLGQAMMSIPATTAFEFGLGRDAREVTGHDRNENWEVDEGDHPETVSEKGDPVPVGNDHGGLQGGITTGEPIYGEVTWHAPTSIPKEQTTVDWETGEEKQVQVVGRHDPVLPPRAVPVVEAMLYCTVLDFMLLGGRINPDRLDGQVGEYETEYHAEHPDDAE